The Hyphomicrobiales bacterium nucleotide sequence CTCAGCCAGCAGTTCTTCTTTCCAAGCAATCAGCTTATTCCGAAAATAGCTCACATGACGAGGATTCATAAACTCCTCATCGTCATTTGGCTTGTAGTCATCTAGTACATCCGAACTCATAGCAACTCCGTGAATAACAAAATCGTAGGTCACAAATTTGAGCCGAATATAATCGCAGTTCCACTGACAAACAATGCGGTAAGTGTGACAAATTCGTTATGTTTTTATTTCATAGAAAAAATTATAGTAACCTATTGTTTTAATTAAGTTTAATCAAAACAATTTCGATTAAGAACCGCCTAAAAGTCAAAAACACCAAGTTTGGCAAGCTCCACACGGGCTCGCATATCGATATCTGAGAGGATAGAATCAAGTTTTTCATCACCGGTTCGCCCAAGGTTTGAGATCTTCTGAGATATCCGTGTCACTTGAGTCGCAGATAGACGCCCGGTCAGCAGACCTAGCTGCATTTCCTCTAATCGATCAAGCAAATCAAAACCCTGTTCAGCCGTGCGCTTTTTACCAGATGTTGAATCTTCAACCCCCTGCAAAGCCAAAAGCACGTCCAAATGCGCAACATTCGATACAGGCGCAGATGTATTCACCTCCGCTGTTTCAGCAGCATCATCTGAAAGACTGAATGTTGCTGAAGAACCAGACGATTTTCCTGCTTTTTTATTGCCGCGAACTTGTGCCGCTGAACTTGTATTTTCAATGCGCATTATAATGACCTTGAGTTCGTTTAATTTTGGTAGGTTTTGCCCACAGAGTTAATCAGCGGTTAACAACTGGGTAAGTTTTTCCATCTACTCTAATCATTATGAACAAGTTAACGTCTTTAAAAACGCATAAAGATCAATACTTTCATAGACTTATGAAATATCACAGATTCGTGAAAAATGGCACGACAACTGCATATTCATACATGATGATAATAACACCAGAGTGCGTAGTTTAGTCCATGTTCAAAAATATTGCCTTTTCAGTCGTCGTAGATACCGCGAAAACAACCAGTGATTCGTTTTCATATTTCGTTCGAACGTTCATTTTATTGGCGAGCATTCTTGCTCTTATGGCATTGATGCTCTCACCAGCCTTTGCTAAATCCAGAATCAAAGATATTGCCGACTTCGAAGGCATCAGAGAAAACCAGCTCGTCGGTTATGGCTTAGTGGTTGGCCTTAATGGCACAGGCGACAGCCTGAACAACGCCCCCTTTACCGAACAAAGCCTACGGGTGATGCTCAATCGGCTTGGCGCCGGTGTTGGTGACGCTGATTTCAGCACAGCCAATGTTGCTGCAGTAATGGTGACGGCTAATCTGCCGCCTTTTTCAACAGCAGGCTCTCGCATTGATATCAACGTCAGCGCATTAGGTGATGCAAGCAGCCTTCGTGGCGGCACGCTTTTAGTAACTCAACTTCTGGGTGCTGGCGGTGATGTTTTTGCCCTCGCCCAAGGCCCTGTTGCCATCGCAGGCTTTGCAGCCCAAGGCGAGGCAGCCAGTATCGTACAAGGTGTTCCAACATCAGGCCGCATAACCAATGGTGCCATTGTTGAGCGCGAGATACCGTTTCAACTGGCTAGCCTGCGTCAACTCCGCCTCGCCCTGCGCAATCCTGATCTCACAACATCACGCCGTGTTGCAAAAACCATCAACGCCTTCATCGGTCGCGGTACGGCAGAACCCCTTGATCCTGCAACCATCATGATCCGTCTAACCAGTGGGTTTGATGGCAATATTGTCGATCTACTAACCGATATTGAGCAGTTGATCGTAGAACCAGATCAAATCGCGCGGGTAGTTATTGATGAACAGACAGGTACCATAGTCATGGGCCGCAATGTTAAAGTTTCACAAGTCGCCGTTGCACAAGGTAATTTGACTCTTCTGGTCACCGAAGCCCCGCTGGTCAGCCAGCCTAATGCATTAGCCGAAGGTGAAACAGTTGTTGTACCGCGCACAGAAATTCAAGTAGACGATTCATCAGATGCAAAACTTGGTATCATTAATGAAGGCGTCACACTTAAAGATCTGGTTGACGGATTAAACGCGCTGGGCATTGGTCCACGCGACATGATTACGATTTTACAATCAATCAAAGCAGCTGGAGCGCTGCAAGCAGAGATAGAGGTCTTGTAATGACAGACACGCGCCTGACAGCGGCTTTCCCGCCACTTTCAAATCTTCAAAACAGCAATAGTCTTAACGCGCAACGATCAACCGCGACAGACTCTGGCTCAGTTTCAAATGAAGCAGCGCGTGCACAAGCAAATGAATTCGAGGCAACGTTCCTTGCTTCCCTCTTACAGCCTGTTTTTGAAGGTCTCGCCAAAGACCGAACCTTTGGTGGTGGCTTTGGTGAAGAGGCATTTACCGGACTCCTTACTCAAGAGTACGCCAAAGGCATTGCTGGCAATGCGAACCTTGGCATTGCAGATCAAGTTTATGAGCAGCTTGTGAAATTACAAGAAAACCCAAGCACCACTGGCACATCAAACGCCAATACGACTGACACGACCAATACGTTCAAAGCGGAGTAGTACAAATGACATACGCCTCACCAGCGATCAAAACACCCTTACCGGTAGACAACCAAGATGACGCACGCGTCTTGCTTGCGCGGCTTGAGGCATCAATGGAAGGTTTAATTGAACTGATTGAGGCGGAAACCAAATTGGTGCGCGAGGGCAAACTTTTTGCGGCGGCAGAGCTTGAAAACAAAAAAACTGAATATGCAAAGGCCTATGTAGAAATCATGGCAAGCGCTGTTGCACAAGAGCAGACGATTAAAACGATGCTTCCAGACAGTACTGAAAAACTGCGCCTGCGCCATGACGAGTTCAAATCACTTCTCAAATTCAACATGTCAACGCTATCAACAGCACGCAGTGTCACCCAAGGTTTAATCACAGGTGTTGCCAACCAAATGAACCAGCAACAAATCCCAACCACCTACGGCGCACAAGGAACCATGAATAACATGACGCCAAAGGCAATGCCTGGTTTGACAACTGATAAGTCATTTTAAGGCACTTAATCATCAGATTAAAACGGCGATTAACCAATCAGCAAGGCTTATGCTTTATTGATACATTACGAGTGACTTTAAACACTCTTCCCATCAAAATTTAACCATCTCTGAAAATCTCTATTTAAGGTTTGTGCGCTAGTATCAAAGCCATAAATCATAGATGCGTCCAAAATTCAGAACGTATCATAACAGTGAGATTGGTGAGATGGAAATCGGAAGAACTCCGGCTATCGCACCCGGTGCAACGACCAACGAAACTGTTGGTAACAATGTGCAAGCGGTGCAAACGATACTGCCTCAGTACCAAACGGTACCGCAGACAGGACGGTCGGAATCTATCCCGCTTACATTTCGCGAAGTTCCCCTTGCAAATAACGCAAATAATAATGCTGCAAAAGAGCCTGTGCGCACTACAGAAGACACAGCCGCACAGCAACAAGGTGAAACTCTTAGAGATAGAGAAGTACGCAAAGAGATCGAAGTTGACCGCGAAACCTCTGCATTGATCTTTCGCGCTATTGATATCACAACAGGTGATGTTGTGCGCCAATACCCTGGAGAATCGCGCCTGAATCTAAGCGCCTATATTGATAAAGTTCTCAGATAATATAGCTCTCAACGACTACAGCCTTAAGCGACCGGTCAGAACCATAGAGAAAGCCATAAGGCATTCTATGAGATGGCTATGAGTTGGCAGTGGGTTTCATCAAAGTCTCCAGAAAAAAATTCGCCATAGCCAGAATGCGAGCTCATCGCGCTATCAATAATCCGTTTACCAATTCAAGAAACCAGCCATTAACCAAAGCATAAATAAATCCCAAAAAAAGACGCATTATCAATCTGTTAATCAAGTTTTTTAAGGTCCAATTTAATGCTTCCGGCCATGATGCGGCTGTTGCCAAGAATGGCGACAATTTTTAACCTAGAAAAGGAAGACATAATGTCTGAAATTAATCTCTCATCCGCAGTTCGTTCATCACTGAGCTCACTGCAAGGTACAGCTGACCTACTTTCATCAACTCAAGAACGTCTTGCGACGGGTAACCGCGTAAATTCTGCTCTTGATGATCCAACAGCTTTCTTTACAGCGTCTGCATTGAACAACCGCGCTTCTGACTTGGGAACTCTTCTCGATGCTCAGCAGCAGGCTATTCGTACAGTTGAAGCCGCTGACCAAGGTATTTCAGCTATTGAAGATCTTGTTGACAGTGCACGTGCACAGGCAACCGCCGCTCTTCAATCTGAAGATCCTACAGCACGTGCAGAAGCCGCTGCTGCTTTTGATGAAATTGTTGGTCAGATCGAAGACTTGGCTGGCGATGCATCATTTAACGGTACAAACCTTCTCGAAGGTGACAGTCTTCAAGTTATCTTCAACGAAAGTGGTGATTCAAGCCTAACAGTTGAAGGCGTTGATTTTAGTGATGCTGCAGCAAGCCTTGGTCTTAACACTCAAGCAGGTGCTGGAACTGGTGGCACTGATGCTTCATTGGAATTCGGTGACCTCACTTTTGCTGCCGGCACTACCTCCGTTACAATTAATGACGGTACAACAAATGTAACTTTTGATGTCACAGGCACAGGAGGCAGCGACGCTGT carries:
- a CDS encoding flagellar assembly protein FliX, yielding MRIENTSSAAQVRGNKKAGKSSGSSATFSLSDDAAETAEVNTSAPVSNVAHLDVLLALQGVEDSTSGKKRTAEQGFDLLDRLEEMQLGLLTGRLSATQVTRISQKISNLGRTGDEKLDSILSDIDMRARVELAKLGVFDF
- a CDS encoding flagellar basal body P-ring protein FlgI, producing MALMLSPAFAKSRIKDIADFEGIRENQLVGYGLVVGLNGTGDSLNNAPFTEQSLRVMLNRLGAGVGDADFSTANVAAVMVTANLPPFSTAGSRIDINVSALGDASSLRGGTLLVTQLLGAGGDVFALAQGPVAIAGFAAQGEAASIVQGVPTSGRITNGAIVEREIPFQLASLRQLRLALRNPDLTTSRRVAKTINAFIGRGTAEPLDPATIMIRLTSGFDGNIVDLLTDIEQLIVEPDQIARVVIDEQTGTIVMGRNVKVSQVAVAQGNLTLLVTEAPLVSQPNALAEGETVVVPRTEIQVDDSSDAKLGIINEGVTLKDLVDGLNALGIGPRDMITILQSIKAAGALQAEIEVL
- a CDS encoding rod-binding protein; the protein is MTDTRLTAAFPPLSNLQNSNSLNAQRSTATDSGSVSNEAARAQANEFEATFLASLLQPVFEGLAKDRTFGGGFGEEAFTGLLTQEYAKGIAGNANLGIADQVYEQLVKLQENPSTTGTSNANTTDTTNTFKAE